Genomic DNA from Fimbriimonas ginsengisoli Gsoil 348:
TCGGTTTGGCCGCCCTTTGCGATCCGATCGTCGCCAAGCGGATCGGGATGAACGCCGCGCAGATCAAGAAAGAGCAAGACACGTTCGCCCAGGGCGAGCGCGAATTCAAGGCGATCGAGAAGACCACCTTGGACAAGGTGCTCCTACCGTACAAGGGAAGGGTCGCCAAGTCGAAGCAGGAAGCGGCGCGGCTCAACGATGAGGTGCGCGGAAAGCTGGACGCGGCGAAAATGGCCGTAGCGCCGCAGCTTAGAAAGCTTCGAAGTAGCTACGATGCACGAATGAGGGCGATTATGACGTCTTCACAAAGGGCGTCTTACCAGGCGCTGCTTGGCAAACCGTTCACCTTGAAGTAGAAATCACCCAGGTCAACCCATGCGAAACTCGATTCTTTCCCTTCTGTTCGTCGCCGCGTCGGCCCTGGCCGGCGCCCAGTCGCTCCCCTCCGCTCCGCACCTGGACCTGGCGCACCGCGGCACTTTTCTGCTGAACGACCCCAAGATCCAGGCGCAGATCGGGCTCAGCTCGGCTCAGGAAGCAAGCTACAAGCGGATCATGCAGACGCTGTCCGAACGGCAATCGAAGCTGTTTCAGTCCGCGACGCCGGATAACAAGGCGATCATGGTCGCCGACCGCGTGGCGAGCGACGACGTCTTGAAGACCCTGACCGCGGACCAGCGGGCGAAGCTGATGAAGGCATCGGTTAAGGCCGCCGGGTACACCGCGCTGGTGGCGCCCGACGTGGCCGCTAAGCTGAAGCTGAAGCCGGCCCAAGTGAACCGGATCCGTGCGATCTTGAACAAGGCGGACGAGCCGATCGAAGAGCTGGAGTCGATCGTCGCCGAGCAAGTTTCCAAGGACCCGAAGCACGCCGAGGAAGTAGAGAAAAGCTACCGTGCCGAGCGAAAGCGCCGCGCGAAGAACCAGCTAGCCGACCAGGAGAAGTCCCTGAAAGTGCTAACCCCCGCCCAGAAGCAAGCCTGGCTCGCACTGACGAACTAGCGCTTTCTTACGCCGCAGGCGTGTAGTCGGCACCTAGGTGTGCCGCCTGCTGTACCAAAGGTACAGCAGGATCATCGGCGGGGCGCCGACGCTACGGGAGGAGGCGCGGCGGCTCAAAGCGGAGTTGCGCCACAATTCGGTCGGTGTCCAAGCTTCATGACCGGTTCGATGCGCTTCGGGGGCGGGGGGAGAAGGGGCTTGTCCTCTTTCTGACGGCGGGAGACCAGCCGCTCGAGGAGCTTCCGGCGATCGTCGACGCGCTCACGGAAGGTGGGGCCGACGTAATCGAGATCGGGATCCCGTTCAGCGATCCGTTCGGCGAGGGGCCGACGATCCAGGCGAGCAGCCAGCGAGCGCTGGACAACGGCGCGACCACTCGCTCGATTTTGGATGCGGTAGGCCGCATCACCGCCGCCGTACCGATCGTGACGATGGGCTATTACAATCCGGTGCTTCGGTTCGGCCTGGCCGAGTTCGCGTTAGCGAGCGCCAAGGCGGGGGCGTCGGGGACGATCATCAGCGACCTGGTTCCGGATGAAGCGGACGCTTGGTGCGAGGCGAGCGCGGCGGCCGGGATCGACACGATCTTCTTGGTAGCGCCGACGAGCACGGAGGAGCGGATTCACGAGGTGGCGGAGCGGACGACGGGGTTCGTCTACGCGGTATCGCGGACAGGGGTGACGGGAGCCGAGAACCAGGTTCCGGCCGACGTGCGGGGGCTAGTCGAGCGGATCAAGCGGGAGACGGATAAACCGGTGTGCGTTGGCTTCGGAATCTCCAAACCCGAGCACGTCCGGATGGTATGCCAAGTGGCCGACGGGGCCGTGGTCGGAAGCTTCCTAGTCAACCTGCTTCACCAGAAATGGAACGGCGGCTCGGGCCGCGCGGAAGTCGTGCAGGCGGTCCGAGAATTGAAGGCCGCGACAACTGCGTAGCCTCGGCTGGGAGCCGGTGCTACTGCGGAACATAGATCGCGTCTCGGCCGAGGGTCGGGATCCGGCGCGAACAGGTGAAGCACCAGAGGTCCCACTGGCCGTCGATGTAGTTGTGGTTATTTGGGAGGGGGCAGGCTTGGGTGTAGAGATACCACTTGCCGCCGATCTTGTAGAAGGCTGGGGTGGCGACGTGGTAGATGGCGTCGTCGCGGTAGATGCCGGTCCATTTGGTTTGGAGCACGGTGTCTACGTCGAGCTGCTTCCAGCCTGAATCGGGGCGGTCGCTGACGGCGATGACGGGACGCCAGCGCTTGCCGTAATCGGTTCCGACTTCGGTGCTAAGAACGTAGGTTCGGCCGATTTTGCTGACCTGGTGCCACTCGTAATAGGCGTCGGGAGTGGAGGCAAAGATCTGGCCCATTCCTCGTGGGTCGTTCTGGTTGAAGTGGCGCGTCCACGTTTTGCCGTCGGACGACGTTGCCAGGCGGATGCCGGGCAGGGTTCCGTCTTTGCCTCGGTACGAGTAATACATGTACCAGCTCCATCTGCCCCGCTTCTTCTCTCGCCAGACTGCGGCTTGGGAGGCCATTTCCTCGGAGTAGGGGGCAGTGGGCTCGGGGGAGAGGACAGGAGCGGCAGAGTAGCGCCGAATGTTGACGGGGGTGATCGACGAGTATCCGTCGGGGCCGGCCGGGCAGATGGCGAGGCCGATGTGGTCTTGGATGTTGCCCGCGGTGGCTGAGTAGTAGATGTAGTAGGCGTCTTCTTCCGGAATGTAGAGGACGGCGTCCAGTCGGATCGTCGTGGCGTCCCAGCCTTTGCCGATCGGACCGAAGACCGGGTTACGGCGGTCTTGGTGCCAGGTGAACGGATCCTTGACGGAGGCCCAAGCCTTGCCGACTGCGCACACGACCCGATTCGATTTGGGGACCCCCGAATAGAACATCACCAGCTTCGATGGGTCCTTCGGGTTGGGGAGAATGCACGGCTCTTGGACCTGCTGCGATTCCCAGGCGCCGTCGGCCCGGTCGACGATAATTTGTCCGGCCGGCGGCGTTACCACCAGAGCGGCCAGGAGCGAAAGGAACGTCATGACGCCAGCTTAGTCGGAAAGGTCGGCAACTAGGCAGGCGGCGGCTTCTGCACGAACGGGTTCGGTTTTAGCTCGATCTTTTTGACCGATTGCAAGTAATCCACCATCTTGTCCGCGTCTTTACCGGCGAGCTGGGCGTGGAAGTGGAGGGTGAAGCCGTGGGGGCCTCGGGAGTCGATGAGGTGGGGTTGGAGGGTGAGGAACGATTTCACCGCTTCGAGCTGGCCCATCATGGTGGCGCAGAAGATGTCGATGCGGGCACCTCGCTCCAGCAGGAGCTCGACGATGTCGTGGCGGCCCATGTGGGAAGCGCCTCCGAGGCCGGATTCCCAGTCGCCGGCGCCCCAGTCCATGAACCCGTTGACGAGGAGCGGCTCGCGGTCGAGTAGCTTCTTGGTCATCTCCAGGTCGGAGTGGGCGTAGATGACGAAGTCTTGGACCATCAGCCGGTTGAGCTGCGGCTTCTTCCAGCGCGGCTGGAATTCGGGGGCGGCGTAGTCGCGGGTGAACGGGGCCTCGACCGGGGTGGGCGTCTTGGCCGGTTCCTGAGCAAGGCCAAGCCCGGCGAGGGAGCCAGCCGCCGCACCGGCGGTCCAGCGGCAAAGAGAGCGACGGGATAGCGATTCGGACATCATCCAACTCCTCGGGGTCTTCCCGATACCAGACTTCATCTTACGTCAATGGCGATTCATTGTACGAACGGCGACCGTCCGTTCGGTTCCCGCCCGTCCGGATTGGCGCTGGTGGGTTCGTTTTCGACCGGTTTAGGTTCAATTCTGGGTTCGTTCCACGATTTTTGTTTTCGTTTTGGGGTTTTTGGGGGCCCGTGACGACCACCTCACTATTCTATCATGGACAGGTAGACATTTGTTGCACTCTGACCTGCCTCGCAATTCTTGAGCCGTCGATGGTCTACTGAGGGATCGGTGAACGCAGCGTCGCCTCCTTCCAGAGGGTTCATCGGCTGAAGCCGATGCTACGGGTAAGGTTCGGGAGTGCGCGTTTACGTTGGCATCACGGACCGGGATTGGTTTGAGATGCTCTCGGCGATGCGGCCGGATGAGGTGAACTTTTGGAAGCCGGGGGAGCGGGGGTCCTTTGGTTCGCTTAAGCAGGGCGAGCTATTCTTATTCAAGCTTCATTCGCCGTTGAACTACATCGTTGGCGGCGGATACTTCGTGAGGTTTGTGCCGGATCTGCCGGTTTCGTTTGTCTGGGACGCGTTCCGGGAGAAGAACGGGGTTAGGTCGATGGGCGAGTTTCTGACTCGAATCCGGAAGTACCGGGCAGGGGTGGTCGATGCGGATCCAAAGATTGGGAGCATCGTGCTGACGGAGCCGTTCTGGTTTCCCAGGGACGCGTGGATACCGGCGCCGGCGGATTGGCCGAAGAGCACGGTGCAAGGGAAGGGTTTCGATGCGCTGGATGGGCGAGGGCACGAATTGGTAGCCCAAGTCCGCGAACGGCTTGGTCAGCCGACCGAGCCTGAGCTGGCAATTCCGGGCGACTTCGTGCGTGAGCGGGACCGAGGTCGGGAGCGGTATGGCGAGGCGGTTCGCAAGGTGCGTCTTGGGCAGGGCGGTTTTCAAGTCGAAGTCGTCGAGGCATACGAGCGGCGGTGTGCATTGACGGGTGAGAAGACATTGCCGGTGCTGCAGGCGGCGCACATCGTGCCGTATTCCGAGGGTGGGGAGCACGAGGTGCAGAACGGGCTTCTACTTCGATCCGATATGCACACGCTGTTCGACCGGGGGTATTTGACGATAACGCCCGATTACCGCGTCGAGGTGAGCGCGCAGATTCAGGAGCAGTTTACAAACGGGAAGCTGTACTACAGCTATCACGGTCAGGAGCTGCGGTCGTTGCCGTCCGAGTCGCGAAGACGGCCGTCGGCGGAGTTCCTACAGTGGCACAACGACCGCGTGTTTGTACCATAGCGGACGCGAAAATCAGTCATCGGCTTCTCCTGACGGTTTGCCGGTCGAAGCGAAGCTTCGTTGACTTAGGTGGTGCAAAGCCGGGTGAGGTCGATCCCTCCCGACGCGCCGTCGGGAGGGTCCCGCGCCAGCGGGGCCTCCATCTGAGAAACGCGTAGCGGATTGCCCGGCCGGTGGCCGGACCCTCCCGACGGCGCGTCGGGAGGGATCAGGCGATGGCATGCGAGGCCCGGCGAAAGCCGGTGCTTGCGGAGCCCGAATTCACCGACTCCTGCGCGGCGAATCTCGCACGGGCGGCTGTGGAAAACGGTTGCATCGTCCCGATCTACACGATCTTGCCGGATCACGTGCACGTCCTGATCATGGGCGCGGAGGACTCGAGTCAACCAAAGAAAGCCATGGAGCGGTTTAAGTATCTCTCAGGAACTTGGCTCTTCCATAAGAGACCTGGGGTCGCTTGGCAAGACGATTTCCACGATCGTAACATCCGCTCCTCCGACGATTGGCCGAACCATGTCCGATACATCGCCTTGAACCCCGTTCGCGCCGGTCTCTGCGAGAACATTAAGGATTGGCCATTCACCGGTTCCATCGGCACCGACCTGGACGAGATCCTTGACACGACCATTTGATGTGAAATGTGGTAGTCGATGCGAAACGGAGGTGAGTGGACTGTAGGGAAATGAAGCAAAGCGGAATCGGGTCCGAAAGTTGGCTCGTACCTGGGCGAGAGCGTTTCACATTGTTGACCGCGGCGCAAATGGTCGGAAGGCCTCCGCCATCCAAGAACCAACCTGCGCCGACACAACCTCCAGTCGCGAGGCAAACCAGCCCGGATCGACACGAAGACAGCGCACCCAAAGATGATTTGTGTTGGAGAGATGCCCGAGATCTGAGAGATGGCTTCTAACCTTCTCTTAGGTCGCCAAGCGAGAAGCATGGACGGAAACTATGGTTATTTGGGCTGGTCCAGGCGACGAGGGCCGGATCAATTTTAGATGGTTAGGATTGAGGGCTCCTCAACGAGAAGTGAGGGCTCTAAGCTGGTCCAGTGAGCCATTGAATACTTCCAAGTGTAGTTTCTTGCTAAGTCCTTCCATCTGACCCGCCCGCGAGTACTGCTCGAAATCACAGGACACGCGTTTGCCAGTTGCGCCCGTGTGAGAATGTCCACCCCAGTAACCCGTTGAGCCCGTCCACCTCAGATTCGCTTTTAGATCTGGATCGTCTGCCAAGAAAGCGCACAGATCTCGAGGCCCCGCAATTATCACCTTTCGGTTGCTAAGCTTCTCAATCTCCCGAACAAAGGATTTAAGGATGCCGGCTTTCGATCGAAAACTATCGAGCCGCTTGTCGACGCGACCCGGTTCCACACCGACCAGCAGCGGGAGGTCTGATGGCTGAGGCTGCACAACCTCATACATATGGCGGGCTTGGTCCGCCCCCGAGGTCTGGAACGAGAGGTAGTGGTAGGCACCCCTCAGAATTCCGGCACGACCTGCTGCAGCCCAGTTAATATCAAAAGTTGGATCTGTAAACGTTACACCCTCCGTGGCCTTAATGAACGCAAAACAAACACCTCGCGACTTGAGGTGTTTCAAAGCAGCTTCTACACGTTCAACAGTCAAAGGGGTACGCCTAGGAGCACCATCGATGTCCCAATGGTTCATATCTATTCCAATGGGTCCGTGGTTTCCACCTGGTTTGTTGGGAGGCAACGGCAGATTAGAGACGGCGTCACTAAGTTCCTGGGCAAGGCGGGGCTGTGTATGTGTCAGGTAAGGCAATACTTCTCCTACCTTGTTTGCGACGCGTGCAGAAGACTGTTGGGCTTTACGAATCTTGAGATTGGCCGCAATTAGCTGATCATTCTTCTTTTGCAACTCCCGGTTCTTCTCCTGTAGAGCGGCGACGATCGCTTCGGCGGACCTGGCCTTCTCCAGCTCAGTTACGTGGAGGACCTCTAGGCGATGGCGCTCCGACTCGCTCCTGAGAGCAAAGAGAACTGCACAGAAAGATCCCAGCAAGCCTGCGACAGCAACAGAGTTAGTTATCGCAATTCGTATTGTAAAGGATCGATTTTCAGTCATGGGCGGAAGAATGGGGAGAGGGTATTTCGTGTGGTAACCGTTGTAGAACTGTGATTCTCGTCTCTGAATTCAACTCTTGCCGCAATTTCTCAGTGATCTTAC
This window encodes:
- a CDS encoding Spy/CpxP family protein refolding chaperone; translated protein: MRNSILSLLFVAASALAGAQSLPSAPHLDLAHRGTFLLNDPKIQAQIGLSSAQEASYKRIMQTLSERQSKLFQSATPDNKAIMVADRVASDDVLKTLTADQRAKLMKASVKAAGYTALVAPDVAAKLKLKPAQVNRIRAILNKADEPIEELESIVAEQVSKDPKHAEEVEKSYRAERKRRAKNQLADQEKSLKVLTPAQKQAWLALTN
- the trpA gene encoding tryptophan synthase subunit alpha, producing the protein MSKLHDRFDALRGRGEKGLVLFLTAGDQPLEELPAIVDALTEGGADVIEIGIPFSDPFGEGPTIQASSQRALDNGATTRSILDAVGRITAAVPIVTMGYYNPVLRFGLAEFALASAKAGASGTIISDLVPDEADAWCEASAAAGIDTIFLVAPTSTEERIHEVAERTTGFVYAVSRTGVTGAENQVPADVRGLVERIKRETDKPVCVGFGISKPEHVRMVCQVADGAVVGSFLVNLLHQKWNGGSGRAEVVQAVRELKAATTA
- a CDS encoding ankyrin repeat domain-containing protein, producing MKSGIGKTPRSWMMSESLSRRSLCRWTAGAAAGSLAGLGLAQEPAKTPTPVEAPFTRDYAAPEFQPRWKKPQLNRLMVQDFVIYAHSDLEMTKKLLDREPLLVNGFMDWGAGDWESGLGGASHMGRHDIVELLLERGARIDIFCATMMGQLEAVKSFLTLQPHLIDSRGPHGFTLHFHAQLAGKDADKMVDYLQSVKKIELKPNPFVQKPPPA
- a CDS encoding HNH endonuclease; amino-acid sequence: MRVYVGITDRDWFEMLSAMRPDEVNFWKPGERGSFGSLKQGELFLFKLHSPLNYIVGGGYFVRFVPDLPVSFVWDAFREKNGVRSMGEFLTRIRKYRAGVVDADPKIGSIVLTEPFWFPRDAWIPAPADWPKSTVQGKGFDALDGRGHELVAQVRERLGQPTEPELAIPGDFVRERDRGRERYGEAVRKVRLGQGGFQVEVVEAYERRCALTGEKTLPVLQAAHIVPYSEGGEHEVQNGLLLRSDMHTLFDRGYLTITPDYRVEVSAQIQEQFTNGKLYYSYHGQELRSLPSESRRRPSAEFLQWHNDRVFVP
- a CDS encoding REP-associated tyrosine transposase; protein product: MACEARRKPVLAEPEFTDSCAANLARAAVENGCIVPIYTILPDHVHVLIMGAEDSSQPKKAMERFKYLSGTWLFHKRPGVAWQDDFHDRNIRSSDDWPNHVRYIALNPVRAGLCENIKDWPFTGSIGTDLDEILDTTI
- a CDS encoding glycoside hydrolase family 25 protein — protein: MTENRSFTIRIAITNSVAVAGLLGSFCAVLFALRSESERHRLEVLHVTELEKARSAEAIVAALQEKNRELQKKNDQLIAANLKIRKAQQSSARVANKVGEVLPYLTHTQPRLAQELSDAVSNLPLPPNKPGGNHGPIGIDMNHWDIDGAPRRTPLTVERVEAALKHLKSRGVCFAFIKATEGVTFTDPTFDINWAAAGRAGILRGAYHYLSFQTSGADQARHMYEVVQPQPSDLPLLVGVEPGRVDKRLDSFRSKAGILKSFVREIEKLSNRKVIIAGPRDLCAFLADDPDLKANLRWTGSTGYWGGHSHTGATGKRVSCDFEQYSRAGQMEGLSKKLHLEVFNGSLDQLRALTSR